One part of the bacterium genome encodes these proteins:
- a CDS encoding FAD-binding oxidoreductase — translation MDELKRDLRDAVGGPHVSTARRDLAYYGTDLSQMEVAPADFVVQPATTGEVATVVRLANEHAAPIYPRGGGLSYTLGYTPTEQGGILLDTSRMNAVQEIDLDAMSITAQTGCTWKDLNTTLLERGLRMVFWGPLSGEGSTLGGCISNNVVWYGSAKFGTVGDTLLGLEVVTPTGEVIRTGSGAHLDGWNHFRYYGPDLTGMFVGDSGAFGIKTEASFELMEQPHGHESMSFDFPTVSALLAAMAAIARSRLASEVFYLSSKRLDGLIKAGYGFLAGATEVLHASTEGPSAEVISANAGAIRSIVGDHGGRELAGELAGKWRDEPFMGFVGGITASLVTVNGEVWAPVHGIVPFAAAEELMEKVDKLAEGYADAFEREHVYSYHLMCAVKGQMLLETNIVWPDELDPLRRAYVLDPRNVKMLGKVPTRMAVKALVKGVTRRRGRFDEARRVAAEFRSEVADLYQDHGCVSFQIGRYYDFAGHVSETYSGYVRTLKRQLDPNGIMNPGVLGT, via the coding sequence GTGGACGAGTTGAAACGAGACCTGAGAGATGCCGTCGGGGGACCCCACGTCTCGACCGCACGGAGGGACCTCGCCTACTACGGAACCGACCTGAGCCAGATGGAGGTGGCCCCGGCCGACTTCGTCGTGCAGCCCGCCACAACCGGGGAGGTGGCTACCGTCGTCCGTCTCGCCAACGAGCACGCAGCGCCGATCTATCCGCGAGGCGGAGGGCTGTCCTACACGCTCGGCTACACGCCCACCGAACAGGGCGGGATCCTGCTCGACACATCCCGTATGAACGCTGTCCAGGAGATCGACCTCGACGCCATGTCGATCACCGCCCAGACAGGCTGCACCTGGAAGGACCTCAACACCACCCTCCTGGAGAGAGGCCTCCGGATGGTCTTCTGGGGACCTCTCTCGGGCGAGGGATCGACCCTGGGGGGATGCATCTCCAACAACGTCGTCTGGTACGGGTCTGCCAAGTTCGGAACAGTCGGGGACACCCTCCTCGGCCTCGAAGTGGTCACGCCCACCGGGGAGGTGATCAGGACCGGCTCGGGCGCTCATCTGGACGGGTGGAACCACTTCCGCTACTACGGACCGGACCTGACCGGGATGTTCGTGGGAGATTCCGGGGCCTTCGGGATCAAGACCGAGGCCAGCTTCGAGCTGATGGAGCAACCCCACGGGCACGAGTCCATGAGTTTCGACTTCCCCACCGTCTCGGCACTCCTCGCCGCCATGGCCGCGATAGCCCGGTCGCGCCTGGCGTCGGAGGTGTTCTACCTGTCGAGCAAGCGGCTCGACGGGCTCATCAAGGCGGGATACGGATTCCTCGCCGGCGCCACCGAAGTTCTCCACGCATCGACCGAGGGTCCGAGCGCCGAGGTGATATCCGCCAATGCGGGTGCCATCCGCTCCATCGTCGGGGACCATGGAGGCCGGGAACTGGCCGGTGAGTTGGCCGGCAAGTGGCGGGACGAACCGTTCATGGGCTTCGTGGGCGGCATCACCGCTTCCCTGGTGACGGTCAACGGAGAGGTATGGGCGCCGGTCCATGGAATCGTGCCGTTCGCCGCCGCCGAAGAACTGATGGAGAAGGTCGACAAGCTGGCCGAGGGGTACGCCGACGCCTTCGAGCGGGAACACGTCTACAGCTACCACCTGATGTGCGCGGTCAAGGGCCAGATGCTGCTCGAGACCAACATCGTGTGGCCTGACGAGTTGGACCCTCTGCGCCGGGCGTACGTCCTCGACCCCCGCAACGTCAAGATGCTCGGCAAGGTGCCGACCCGGATGGCCGTGAAGGCGCTCGTGAAGGGCGTGACCCGCCGCAGGGGACGGTTCGACGAGGCACGGCGGGTGGCCGCCGAGTTCCGGAGCGAGGTCGCCGACCTCTACCAGGACCACGGCTGTGTCAGCTTCCAGATCGGCCGGTACTACGACTTCGCCGGCCACGTTTCCGAGACCTACTCGGGCTACGTCCGGACTCTGAAGCGGCAACTGGACCCGAACGGGATCATGAACCCGGGCGTCCTCGGAACCTGA
- a CDS encoding LLM class flavin-dependent oxidoreductase, whose translation MEFGIQVGGDYNLAVTAARWAERQGLVAFARADHYLVHTLSGQNAGLYDTLAVLAGLARETVRIELVVLVSPITFRHPAVLAKQSATIDHMSGGRFVLGLGTGWLEEEHRRFGIPYPPWPERWERLEEALGYLRAAFGKAPPGFSGRHYYLDAKPVEPPPTGDLPLMVGGFGPHRSPRLAGTYADEYNLALLAPIDDLEARIERAREAASAAGRPPGALRVSAMGPVIVAPDQATYRRRLEEGAAYRRMDPDDLEASFSECLLPHGTPEQIADQMARLAAAGVTRFYVQSIGSWDESLMEESFEILGG comes from the coding sequence ATGGAATTCGGAATACAGGTAGGTGGTGACTACAACCTGGCAGTCACCGCGGCCAGATGGGCGGAGCGGCAGGGTCTGGTGGCGTTCGCCCGTGCTGACCACTACCTGGTGCACACGCTCTCCGGCCAGAACGCCGGTCTGTACGACACGCTGGCCGTCCTCGCCGGGTTGGCTCGTGAGACCGTGAGGATCGAGTTGGTGGTCCTCGTCAGCCCCATCACATTCCGCCACCCTGCCGTGCTCGCCAAGCAGTCGGCGACCATCGACCACATGTCCGGCGGCCGCTTCGTCCTAGGGCTCGGGACCGGATGGCTGGAGGAGGAGCACCGCCGGTTCGGAATTCCCTACCCGCCGTGGCCCGAACGATGGGAGAGGCTGGAGGAGGCGCTGGGCTACCTGAGAGCCGCGTTCGGCAAGGCCCCGCCCGGATTCTCCGGGAGGCACTACTACCTGGACGCCAAGCCGGTCGAGCCGCCTCCCACCGGGGATCTGCCCCTCATGGTAGGAGGGTTCGGTCCCCACCGATCGCCGCGCCTGGCGGGAACCTACGCGGACGAGTACAACCTGGCCCTGCTCGCCCCGATCGACGATCTCGAGGCCCGGATCGAGCGAGCACGGGAAGCCGCCTCCGCAGCGGGACGGCCACCCGGAGCCCTCCGGGTCAGCGCCATGGGGCCGGTCATCGTCGCGCCAGACCAGGCGACCTACCGGCGGCGCCTCGAGGAAGGCGCCGCCTACCGGAGGATGGACCCCGACGACCTGGAGGCGAGCTTCTCGGAGTGCCTTCTGCCTCACGGCACCCCTGAACAGATTGCGGACCAGATGGCACGGTTGGCCGCGGCCGGGGTAACGCGCTTCTATGTCCAGTCGATCGGATCATGGGACGAGTCGCTCATGGAGGAGTCCTTCGAGATACTCGGAGGATGA